One window from the genome of Natrialba magadii ATCC 43099 encodes:
- a CDS encoding sulfurtransferase translates to MDESVVVSPDWLAANRDRPDIRPVDVRDAWEFDAIGHVPGAASIPFDSYRDDSDADRGTLPGADAFASLLSAAGIGPGDTLVAYDDTHGVFAARLYLTALEYGHDDVRLLNGDYSAWSREYETTTAATEFEATNYEPHPLDREESPLVGREAVEAARERDALLVDTRERDEFAEAHLPGAVRFDWREAVDDETRRLLSEGDLEGLLESHGITRDQDIVLYCNTARRISHTYVVLRALGYEDVAVYEGSLTEWIAMDGEIETGAS, encoded by the coding sequence ATGGACGAATCCGTCGTCGTCTCGCCCGACTGGCTGGCAGCGAACCGCGACCGCCCCGACATCCGCCCCGTCGACGTCAGAGATGCCTGGGAGTTCGACGCCATCGGCCACGTTCCCGGTGCCGCCAGCATTCCCTTCGACAGCTACCGCGACGACTCCGACGCTGACCGCGGTACCCTCCCCGGTGCCGACGCCTTTGCGTCCCTGCTCTCTGCTGCCGGCATTGGCCCCGGCGACACCCTCGTCGCCTACGACGACACTCATGGCGTCTTCGCTGCCCGGTTGTATCTGACCGCACTCGAGTACGGCCACGACGACGTGCGCCTGCTGAACGGAGACTACAGCGCCTGGAGCCGGGAGTACGAGACGACGACGGCCGCGACCGAGTTCGAGGCGACGAACTACGAGCCCCACCCACTCGACCGGGAGGAGAGCCCACTGGTCGGCCGCGAGGCGGTCGAGGCCGCACGTGAGCGAGACGCGCTGCTGGTCGACACGCGCGAGCGCGATGAATTCGCGGAGGCACATCTTCCCGGTGCCGTCCGGTTCGACTGGCGCGAGGCCGTGGACGACGAAACGCGACGGTTGCTTTCGGAGGGCGATCTGGAGGGGTTACTCGAGTCCCACGGCATCACGCGGGATCAAGATATCGTGCTCTACTGTAACACGGCGCGGCGGATTAGCCACACCTACGTCGTTTTGCGGGCGCTTGGTTACGAGGACGTGGCGGTCTACGAGGGGAGTCTCACGGAGTGGATCGCGATGGACGGCGAAATTGAGACGGGAGCGTCGTAG
- a CDS encoding putative phosphothreonine lyase domain-containing protein, with amino-acid sequence MKSPLTITDKEQYWLRSRDVSDSPKIGGDDYFSEHGVGRPENVQSDDLPPAENEAVREIDRDALEEQKTIGKWQITGSAERIDELWPELVADAEAGQLWAVKAMTTFGYEELAMYDDYLLTVYTPNYFERHDVLRVREHLRDAHDVTHELYYKPDIYTAKGIVADTAEEFGLSAPARYTQ; translated from the coding sequence ATGAAATCACCGCTCACAATCACCGACAAAGAGCAGTATTGGCTACGGAGCAGAGACGTCAGTGACTCTCCGAAGATCGGGGGTGACGATTACTTTTCAGAACACGGCGTTGGGCGACCGGAGAACGTGCAGTCCGACGATTTACCACCAGCGGAAAACGAAGCCGTTCGAGAAATCGACCGCGATGCACTCGAGGAGCAGAAGACGATCGGGAAGTGGCAGATTACGGGCTCAGCAGAGCGGATTGACGAGTTATGGCCTGAACTCGTCGCTGACGCAGAAGCAGGGCAGCTCTGGGCAGTCAAGGCGATGACGACGTTTGGTTACGAGGAGCTAGCCATGTACGACGACTATCTCCTCACGGTCTATACGCCGAATTATTTCGAGCGGCATGATGTGCTCCGGGTCAGGGAGCACCTCCGTGACGCACACGACGTTACCCACGAACTGTACTACAAGCCAGACATCTATACGGCAAAGGGAATCGTCGCGGACACAGCCGAGGAATTTGGCCTCTCAGCCCCTGCACGATACACCCAGTAA